A single genomic interval of Deltaproteobacteria bacterium harbors:
- a CDS encoding tetratricopeptide repeat protein, with protein MIVRMGKAIVVSLLAAILFGCSSTPEELAAKHTRRGDEFLQEEKYREAVIEYKNAVKADPKNVKLRIKLAKAAIEGRDIRTAFQEYQKVVEMDPENYEAKEKLGEIYVAAGEKTEAAHIADNLVKSRPKEPGGYIIKAGLEVREGRIEEGISFLKKAVELDPKKVGPILTIGNLYLLKRDRKSAKEWYDKALSADANSHEVHVARGNYFFSVGERDEGEKEYRKAIELGKEKEKLRIVLAERYLFQGRLEESERELNAVIKEFNSQGARKVLAEIKMETGKFEDAKPIVAAILKEDEKDLDGKYLKGRIALSEKRFEEAKALFGFVVKKDAGMVKARLYNGLTEIAQGYLETGKKEVMAAVRLDPSNIRARLVLGDLYLKSNAPQSAEQEAVEVLRRDPSNVQAAIIYGDSHLLRKNWAKAEQVYKALMTQLPKSPVGYLKMGISKKSQNKASEAASLFAQAVERNPQDLGAVSEYVFALASAKQADKARKIVSEYLAKEPKNPILWEMSGRLHLGTNNAAEAEKAYLKAIEVAPEYLQPYYELGVMYAYQKKLPEAEAKLRKVLEKNDKNTGAHMLLGMVQNTMGKTEDANKHYRRVLELAPNNALAANNLASNLADHGGNLDEALKFAQIAREAAPEDPNVSDTLGWIYYRKGLIDTAFPLVFEASKKLEKNAVVRYHYGMLLSKKGKTKEAAAELKKALAIDEKFNGAEEAKKTLASMK; from the coding sequence ATGATCGTGCGTATGGGCAAAGCTATCGTCGTATCGTTACTGGCAGCGATTCTGTTCGGATGCTCCAGCACCCCCGAGGAACTTGCCGCGAAGCATACGCGGCGCGGGGACGAATTCCTGCAGGAAGAAAAATACAGGGAAGCCGTCATAGAGTACAAAAACGCGGTCAAGGCGGACCCGAAAAACGTGAAGCTCCGCATCAAGCTGGCCAAGGCCGCCATAGAGGGTAGGGATATCCGAACCGCCTTCCAGGAATATCAGAAGGTCGTGGAAATGGATCCCGAAAATTACGAGGCCAAGGAGAAACTGGGGGAGATTTACGTCGCCGCAGGAGAAAAGACGGAGGCTGCGCACATCGCGGATAACCTCGTGAAGAGCCGCCCCAAGGAACCCGGCGGATACATCATCAAGGCAGGGCTGGAGGTACGGGAGGGCAGGATCGAAGAGGGCATATCGTTTCTGAAGAAGGCGGTGGAACTGGATCCGAAGAAGGTCGGCCCGATTCTCACGATCGGCAATCTCTACCTGTTGAAGAGGGACCGCAAGAGCGCCAAGGAATGGTATGACAAGGCGCTTTCGGCCGACGCGAACTCGCACGAGGTCCATGTAGCCCGCGGGAATTACTTCTTCTCGGTCGGAGAAAGGGATGAAGGAGAGAAGGAATACCGGAAGGCGATCGAGCTCGGCAAAGAGAAGGAAAAACTGCGCATCGTCCTGGCGGAGCGGTATCTCTTCCAGGGGCGGCTGGAGGAATCGGAGAGGGAACTGAACGCGGTGATCAAGGAATTCAATTCCCAGGGCGCACGGAAGGTCCTTGCGGAAATCAAGATGGAAACGGGGAAATTCGAAGACGCGAAACCCATCGTGGCCGCGATATTGAAGGAAGACGAAAAGGATCTCGACGGTAAATACCTTAAAGGAAGGATCGCACTGTCGGAAAAGCGATTCGAAGAAGCGAAGGCCCTGTTCGGATTCGTGGTCAAGAAGGATGCGGGAATGGTCAAGGCAAGGTTGTACAACGGGCTGACGGAGATTGCCCAAGGGTATCTGGAGACCGGAAAAAAAGAAGTGATGGCCGCGGTCCGGCTCGATCCTTCGAACATTCGAGCCCGTTTGGTGCTCGGGGACCTTTACCTGAAATCGAATGCGCCGCAGTCCGCCGAACAGGAAGCGGTGGAGGTCCTTCGCAGGGATCCTTCGAACGTGCAGGCCGCGATCATTTACGGCGATTCGCACCTCCTTCGCAAGAACTGGGCGAAGGCGGAGCAGGTTTACAAGGCCTTGATGACGCAGTTGCCGAAAAGCCCGGTCGGGTACCTGAAGATGGGGATTTCGAAAAAATCCCAGAACAAGGCATCGGAGGCGGCTTCGCTATTCGCGCAGGCGGTCGAAAGGAACCCGCAGGACCTTGGTGCGGTGAGCGAATATGTCTTCGCACTGGCGTCCGCAAAGCAAGCCGACAAGGCGAGGAAGATCGTTTCCGAATACCTCGCGAAGGAGCCGAAAAATCCCATCCTGTGGGAGATGTCGGGACGATTGCATCTCGGGACGAACAATGCCGCGGAAGCAGAGAAGGCTTATCTGAAGGCCATCGAGGTGGCACCGGAATATCTTCAGCCGTATTACGAGCTCGGGGTAATGTACGCCTACCAGAAGAAGCTTCCCGAAGCGGAGGCGAAATTAAGGAAGGTCCTGGAGAAAAACGACAAGAACACGGGCGCCCACATGCTTCTGGGCATGGTGCAGAACACCATGGGAAAAACCGAGGATGCGAACAAGCACTACAGGCGTGTCCTGGAGCTCGCTCCGAACAACGCGCTTGCCGCAAACAACCTCGCATCGAACCTGGCGGACCATGGTGGAAACCTCGACGAGGCCCTGAAATTCGCCCAGATCGCAAGGGAAGCCGCGCCGGAGGACCCGAACGTGAGCGATACGCTCGGGTGGATCTATTATCGAAAGGGACTGATCGATACGGCCTTTCCCCTGGTCTTCGAAGCATCGAAGAAACTCGAGAAGAATGCCGTCGTACGATATCACTACGGAATGTTGCTGTCGAAGAAAGGAAAGACGAAGGAGGCGGCGGCCGAATTGAAGAAAGCCCTTGCGATCGACGAAAAATTCAACGGGGCGGAGGAAGCGAAGAAAACGTTGGCATCCATGAAATAA
- a CDS encoding diguanylate cyclase, with product MNTTDYKNFPRCLFDHPLEITPGEIASLSGPINILLKSSYLLGTSRDLEGTFQSLFDIAEEISDVDSCTYLSWSSYTNTFEAVATRGVPSFLGDDHTFLTPADLTRHSEKVIHIDSKIHQHFLPVCKSWNCSSLVAFPLHREREFVGSLIFGNKKNHSLSPVQIKLLWILAIQAENLLLQCEAVKTLSFYSFLDPLTHLYNRRYFDNQIEKEILRSRRNGKPIALLMLDLDGFKSYNDRFHHAAGDVALQEIASILHDSVREVDTVARFGGDEFAIILFESSADGGRDLAHRIIERIGKHLLPGMDNIRSERLTACAGVATFPSDSFDKEDLLRKADRALYVAKSQGGSKVCVFHEIADLLSAKPSPNDIPLQKIFDAARSVVDMDKFLEILLFTAMQGLSAGRGSIVVTDTKGDFTLRAAIGFNNGENQVTPGAAIVPGPVTSWVLTHKVPLVVTGQADMPMSKRLQKNGYRTESFLSIPLVHEGRLLGALHLTNRMDKQAFTKDDLAAFEPISNEIARVLYQGIEFRENVKSFSTSILQSLSSALEIRYPFLLGHSGRVRDLCMRVGRRLQLGQDDLSALETAASLHDIGIVGIPGIILSKRKRLNDRELQIIRKHPFLGAKLLEGIPGLEEIRRVILEHHEFFDGSGYPYGLRGEEISPASRILSVAEFYDSITSERPHRGGLRSQEAIQLLKTNMETLFDPSICCAFIEEIQSGGNGEPLATTH from the coding sequence GTGAATACGACCGATTACAAGAATTTTCCCCGATGTTTATTCGACCATCCCCTCGAAATTACGCCGGGCGAAATCGCTTCCCTGTCGGGCCCTATTAATATCCTTCTCAAGAGCAGTTATCTCCTGGGAACGTCCCGCGACCTGGAGGGCACCTTCCAATCCCTGTTCGATATCGCTGAAGAGATATCCGACGTCGACAGCTGCACCTATCTTTCATGGTCGTCCTACACCAATACATTCGAAGCGGTCGCAACGAGGGGCGTACCGTCTTTCCTTGGGGACGATCACACGTTCCTGACCCCCGCGGATCTGACCCGCCATTCCGAAAAGGTCATCCATATAGATTCGAAGATCCATCAACATTTCCTGCCTGTCTGCAAATCGTGGAATTGTTCGTCGCTCGTCGCGTTTCCTCTACACAGGGAACGGGAATTCGTCGGCTCGCTGATCTTCGGAAACAAAAAAAACCATTCCCTGTCGCCTGTCCAGATAAAACTGCTCTGGATTCTCGCGATCCAGGCGGAGAACCTTCTTCTCCAGTGCGAGGCGGTAAAGACGCTTTCATTCTACTCGTTTCTCGATCCGCTGACCCATCTTTACAACCGGCGGTATTTCGACAACCAGATCGAGAAGGAAATCCTGCGTTCGCGAAGGAACGGAAAGCCGATCGCCCTTCTCATGCTCGATCTCGACGGCTTCAAATCCTACAATGATCGGTTCCATCATGCGGCGGGAGACGTCGCCCTTCAGGAGATCGCGTCCATATTGCACGATTCGGTCAGGGAAGTGGACACCGTCGCCCGCTTCGGTGGGGACGAATTCGCCATCATCCTGTTCGAAAGCAGCGCAGACGGAGGGCGTGACCTCGCTCACAGGATCATAGAAAGGATCGGTAAACACCTTCTTCCCGGAATGGACAACATACGTTCGGAGCGTCTCACGGCATGCGCGGGGGTGGCCACGTTCCCGTCGGACTCGTTCGACAAGGAGGACCTTCTTCGAAAGGCCGACCGCGCGCTCTACGTGGCGAAGAGCCAGGGCGGAAGCAAGGTTTGCGTATTCCACGAAATAGCCGACCTTCTTTCGGCAAAACCGTCGCCGAACGATATCCCTCTCCAGAAGATATTCGACGCCGCGCGATCCGTCGTCGACATGGACAAATTCCTGGAGATCCTTCTCTTCACGGCCATGCAGGGCCTGTCCGCCGGGCGGGGATCCATCGTCGTCACCGACACGAAGGGGGACTTCACCCTGAGGGCGGCTATCGGATTCAACAACGGCGAAAACCAGGTCACGCCCGGGGCGGCGATAGTTCCCGGACCCGTCACATCGTGGGTCTTGACGCACAAGGTTCCTCTCGTCGTTACCGGGCAGGCTGACATGCCGATGTCAAAAAGGTTACAGAAGAACGGTTACCGGACGGAATCGTTCCTGTCCATTCCGCTGGTTCATGAAGGACGCCTTCTCGGGGCGCTCCACCTGACGAACAGGATGGACAAGCAGGCGTTCACGAAGGACGATCTTGCCGCCTTCGAACCGATATCGAACGAGATCGCCCGCGTCCTCTACCAGGGAATCGAGTTCCGGGAAAACGTCAAGTCGTTCTCGACGTCGATCCTCCAATCCCTGTCCAGCGCGCTCGAGATACGCTATCCGTTCCTCCTCGGGCACAGCGGGCGCGTCCGCGATCTTTGCATGCGCGTCGGCAGGAGGCTCCAGCTCGGTCAGGACGATCTGTCCGCCCTTGAAACCGCCGCTTCCCTCCACGACATCGGCATCGTCGGAATTCCCGGGATAATCCTTTCGAAGAGAAAGAGATTGAACGACCGGGAGCTCCAGATCATCAGGAAACATCCTTTTCTCGGAGCGAAACTTCTGGAAGGAATTCCGGGGCTGGAGGAAATCCGCAGGGTCATCCTGGAGCACCACGAGTTTTTCGACGGGTCCGGCTATCCCTACGGATTGCGGGGGGAGGAAATCTCTCCCGCTTCAAGGATCCTGTCCGTGGCCGAATTCTACGATTCGATCACATCGGAGCGCCCGCACAGGGGCGGACTCCGCAGCCAGGAGGCGATTCAACTCCTCAAAACCAACATGGA